Proteins encoded within one genomic window of Spirulina major PCC 6313:
- a CDS encoding acyl-CoA dehydrogenase family protein — translation MTSRVLSPQFVELTPPPERMEREAIALRRGWWALGAQGWLAAKVATAWGGLGWSDRAFYDYQLDLTRHSGTLAFLQTQHQTAASFIANGPNSTLKTAMIPAMARGEVGVGVGYSHLRRSGEPVLRAMPTDDGYKLTGAIPWVTGWEIFEQVVVGATLPDGGAVFGLLPLQDEPGLQYSEPMPLAAMNATQTVSAQLTAYPLTSDRLLAHHPPGWIHRKDRQGILNATAFALGNARSALDVIEARSPDTALFDSLVTAWQHLYDTIITAKTDPTTTPEQHYSWRGEAIAFAGRCAHLAITISKGAANSLDHPAQRIYREAIMFTVTGQTPALMAATLDAIVRSTDPNQPKPE, via the coding sequence GTGACTTCTCGCGTCTTGTCCCCCCAATTTGTTGAATTAACCCCACCCCCGGAACGGATGGAGCGAGAGGCGATCGCTCTCCGCCGGGGGTGGTGGGCGTTGGGGGCGCAGGGTTGGTTAGCGGCGAAAGTGGCGACAGCATGGGGTGGTTTGGGTTGGAGCGATCGCGCCTTCTACGACTATCAATTAGACCTCACCCGCCATTCCGGAACCCTAGCTTTTCTTCAAACCCAACACCAAACCGCTGCATCCTTCATCGCCAACGGCCCTAATTCAACCCTGAAAACCGCGATGATTCCCGCCATGGCGCGGGGTGAGGTGGGCGTGGGGGTGGGCTATTCTCACTTGCGGCGATCGGGGGAACCGGTGCTGCGGGCGATGCCAACGGATGACGGGTACAAGCTGACGGGCGCGATTCCTTGGGTGACGGGCTGGGAAATTTTTGAGCAGGTGGTGGTGGGGGCGACGCTGCCCGATGGCGGCGCGGTGTTTGGTTTGCTACCCCTTCAGGATGAACCGGGATTGCAGTATTCGGAACCGATGCCCCTCGCGGCGATGAATGCGACCCAAACCGTCAGTGCTCAGTTGACCGCTTATCCATTAACCAGCGATCGCCTCCTCGCCCACCATCCCCCCGGTTGGATTCACCGCAAAGACCGCCAAGGCATTCTCAACGCGACGGCCTTCGCCTTGGGCAATGCGCGATCGGCGTTGGATGTAATCGAGGCGCGATCGCCCGATACGGCCCTGTTCGATTCCCTCGTCACCGCTTGGCAACACCTCTACGACACGATCATCACTGCTAAAACCGATCCCACCACGACCCCAGAACAGCACTACTCCTGGCGCGGGGAGGCGATCGCCTTTGCGGGACGGTGTGCCCATCTGGCCATCACGATTTCCAAAGGAGCCGCCAACAGCCTCGACCATCCCGCCCAACGCATCTATCGAGAAGCGATCATGTTCACCGTGACGGGACAAACCCCGGCCCTGATGGCTGCCACGCTGGATGCGATCGTGCGATCGACCGATCCGAATCAGCCCAAGCCTGAATGA
- a CDS encoding Uma2 family endonuclease, with protein sequence MVANLNPKHHWTIADLAFFPDNDHRYEIIAGELYVTRAPHWKHQNAINNLGTYLTLWAKQHQQGKVLTTPGLIFSGEDNVIPDLVWISDELLATAVDESGHFTAAPELVVEVLSQTPRDIMRDRQVKLKLYSRVGVRDYWIIDWQQQRIELYRRSQAHLEQVSTLFIEDQLTSPLFPDFTLAVADIFS encoded by the coding sequence ATGGTTGCAAACCTCAACCCCAAACACCATTGGACGATCGCCGATTTAGCCTTTTTCCCCGATAACGATCATCGCTATGAAATTATCGCAGGAGAGTTATACGTGACCCGCGCTCCTCACTGGAAACATCAAAACGCCATCAACAACCTTGGAACCTATCTCACCCTTTGGGCGAAACAGCATCAACAGGGCAAAGTCTTGACCACGCCTGGTTTGATTTTTTCGGGGGAGGATAATGTGATTCCAGATTTGGTGTGGATTAGTGATGAACTGTTGGCGACTGCTGTGGATGAGTCGGGACATTTTACGGCGGCTCCGGAATTGGTGGTGGAAGTTCTGTCCCAAACGCCGAGGGATATCATGCGCGATCGCCAAGTGAAACTCAAACTCTATTCGCGGGTGGGGGTGCGGGACTATTGGATCATCGATTGGCAGCAGCAACGGATTGAACTCTATCGGCGATCGCAAGCCCACTTAGAACAAGTCAGCACCCTATTCATTGAAGATCAACTCACCTCACCCCTGTTTCCAGACTTCACCCTTGCCGTGGCTGACATTTTTAGCTGA
- a CDS encoding ABC transporter permease, translating to MSRAKALQYYLLTRILLAPLMLLTIVSVVFLLLRATPGDPADAILGNRAPEAAKEALREQLGLSQPLPIQYLSYLISLLKFDLGTSITSRGLPVWDVIRDHFPATVELTFYGMVIAVVLGVSIGMFAASRPNTVFDAGGRLFGIITYSLPLFWMGMVFQLIFAVQFKWFPLGTRFPINLDPPSTITGLYTLDSVLTGNWSALITAFHHLVLPCCSLGLLLSGIFERIVRVNLKQTLRADYVEAARARGIGDRTILISHALKNAMIPVITVLGLTFAALLGGAVLTEVTFSWPGLGNRLYEAISLRDYPTVQGIMVFFGVIVVFASIAIDLINAYIDPRIRY from the coding sequence ATGTCCCGCGCCAAAGCCCTCCAGTATTACCTCCTGACCCGCATCTTGCTCGCCCCCTTGATGCTGCTCACCATCGTTTCGGTGGTCTTTCTCCTCCTCCGCGCCACCCCCGGCGATCCCGCCGATGCCATCCTCGGCAACCGCGCCCCCGAAGCCGCCAAAGAAGCCCTCCGCGAACAACTCGGCCTCTCTCAACCCCTCCCGATCCAATACCTCAGCTATCTGATTAGCCTGCTCAAGTTCGACCTCGGCACGTCGATCACCAGTCGCGGTTTACCCGTGTGGGATGTCATCCGCGATCACTTCCCCGCCACCGTAGAATTGACGTTTTATGGCATGGTGATCGCCGTTGTTTTGGGGGTGAGTATTGGGATGTTTGCGGCCTCGCGGCCGAATACGGTGTTTGATGCGGGCGGGCGATTGTTTGGCATCATTACCTATTCCCTGCCGCTGTTTTGGATGGGGATGGTGTTTCAACTGATCTTTGCGGTGCAGTTTAAATGGTTCCCGTTGGGAACGCGCTTCCCGATTAACCTTGACCCTCCTAGCACGATCACCGGACTCTACACCCTCGACAGTGTGTTAACGGGGAATTGGAGCGCGTTGATCACGGCGTTTCATCATCTGGTGTTGCCCTGTTGTTCCTTGGGGCTGTTGTTGAGTGGGATTTTTGAGCGGATTGTCCGAGTCAATTTAAAGCAGACCCTCCGAGCGGACTATGTGGAGGCGGCCCGGGCGCGGGGCATTGGCGATCGCACCATCTTAATTTCCCACGCCCTCAAAAACGCCATGATCCCCGTGATCACCGTCCTGGGGCTAACCTTCGCCGCATTACTAGGGGGCGCGGTGTTGACCGAAGTGACGTTTTCCTGGCCCGGCTTGGGCAATCGTCTCTACGAAGCGATTTCCCTACGCGATTACCCCACGGTGCAAGGGATTATGGTCTTTTTCGGGGTGATTGTCGTCTTTGCCAGTATTGCGATCGATCTGATCAACGCCTACATTGATCCCCGGATTCGCTATTAA
- a CDS encoding SPOR domain-containing protein codes for MTDPQTNLHPTLATALACLDVDVDTELARYRRQRQQHEPVPAAPPSEVAAMTPTTPTSKGKDHDIANYTQTPQRQPDPATSPQDYLASSEKLLKTLDQEPTQPQRKPWLNPLNVGAIAMLGVAIALIVFALREPAPVAEPADTGESETTTATVPSDVGPTGEPLDVTGPDLADDDTDSDPNTTAAEPNPDTGDAGDETAPMPGRPSDLTSALLPDPNSPIPSPDATPATPEPDPESLPNVASAPPDNDPYYYVLVNYAGEASLQQARSAVSDAYLRRFPQGIQVQLGAFDNAADAQRLVNAVQTQGIVAQIYQAQDSD; via the coding sequence ATGACTGACCCGCAAACTAACCTCCATCCCACCTTAGCGACGGCCCTAGCTTGTCTTGATGTTGATGTGGATACCGAGTTGGCTCGCTACCGTCGTCAGCGGCAACAGCATGAGCCGGTTCCCGCCGCGCCGCCGTCCGAGGTGGCAGCGATGACCCCCACAACGCCCACCAGCAAGGGGAAAGATCACGACATTGCCAACTATACTCAAACGCCCCAACGTCAACCCGACCCCGCCACCAGCCCCCAGGACTATCTCGCCTCCTCCGAAAAACTCCTCAAGACCCTCGACCAGGAACCGACCCAACCCCAGCGCAAACCCTGGTTAAACCCCCTGAATGTGGGCGCGATCGCAATGCTCGGCGTGGCGATCGCCCTGATTGTCTTTGCCCTCCGTGAACCGGCTCCCGTGGCTGAACCCGCCGACACAGGCGAGAGCGAAACCACAACGGCCACCGTTCCCTCGGACGTGGGGCCGACGGGGGAACCGCTGGACGTGACCGGCCCGGACTTGGCCGATGATGACACCGACTCCGACCCGAACACCACCGCCGCCGAGCCAAATCCTGACACGGGGGATGCGGGGGATGAGACTGCACCCATGCCCGGCCGGCCGTCGGATCTCACCTCTGCCCTGCTTCCTGATCCCAATTCGCCGATTCCTAGCCCCGATGCCACGCCGGCCACCCCCGAACCTGATCCGGAATCGCTCCCGAATGTGGCCAGTGCTCCCCCTGATAATGACCCGTACTATTATGTGTTGGTGAATTACGCGGGGGAAGCGTCGTTACAACAGGCGCGATCGGCGGTGTCCGATGCCTATCTACGCCGGTTTCCCCAGGGGATTCAGGTGCAGTTGGGGGCGTTTGACAATGCGGCCGATGCGCAACGGTTGGTGAATGCGGTGCAGACTCAGGGGATTGTGGCGCAGATTTACCAGGCTCAAGACTCAGACTAA
- a CDS encoding PspA/IM30 family protein — protein MNLLGRAWQVVQANVNHWLTATEDPAQMLEQIVGQMSQELTRLRQGVAQAIATQKRTERQAHQNEAAAADWHQRAQLALNQGNEAIAREALTRRQTYLDTAALLRTQLQTQTATIAQLKQDLHRLETKYHHARLKRDMVLARLQSAQASQRLQTLLADTEDSPWAMFDKVEAQILDLEAQRDVTQLGTSGLEARFQTLEQRDRVEAELNRLKLEQDKP, from the coding sequence ATGAATTTGTTGGGGCGAGCGTGGCAAGTGGTGCAGGCGAATGTGAATCATTGGCTCACCGCAACTGAAGATCCGGCCCAGATGCTAGAGCAGATTGTGGGGCAGATGAGCCAGGAGTTAACCCGGTTGCGGCAGGGGGTGGCGCAGGCGATCGCCACCCAAAAACGCACCGAACGCCAAGCCCACCAAAACGAAGCCGCCGCCGCTGATTGGCATCAACGGGCCCAGCTTGCCCTGAATCAAGGCAATGAAGCGATCGCCCGCGAAGCCCTCACCCGTCGCCAAACCTACCTCGACACGGCGGCACTCCTGCGCACCCAACTCCAGACCCAAACCGCAACGATCGCCCAACTCAAACAAGACCTCCACCGCCTCGAAACCAAATACCATCACGCTCGCCTCAAGCGCGATATGGTGTTAGCGCGGCTCCAATCGGCCCAAGCCAGTCAACGCTTGCAAACCCTTTTAGCCGATACGGAGGACAGTCCCTGGGCGATGTTTGACAAGGTAGAGGCGCAAATTTTAGATCTTGAAGCTCAACGGGACGTGACACAATTGGGAACGTCGGGGCTTGAGGCGCGGTTTCAAACGTTGGAGCAGCGCGATCGCGTCGAAGCGGAGTTAAATCGTTTGAAACTGGAACAGGACAAACCCTAG
- a CDS encoding ABC transporter ATP-binding protein encodes MIEVEHLSKRYGPHPAIDDVCFTVEPGEILGFLGPNGAGKTTTMRILSGYLPATAGTARVAGYDVHSQSMAVRQRIGYLPETPPLYEDMTVRGYLFFVARLKGVSAGDRAAQVDLAIVQCNLETEQDTLICRLSKGFRQRVGLAQAIVHNPPVIILDEPTVGLDPRQIIEVRHLIKGLAGNHTIILSTHILPEVSMTCDRVAIINHGKIVATDTPDTLMEALVGSLGYAVEVSGATQLLTQKLNAIAGVRDVQLSPLPDSARMILHIHCQGHSEPGAAIASTIIKSGGQLHAMQRTRPTLEDVFLELTTEEEPIPPAADLEPDGEPIPPAADPEPTPEAANPEPK; translated from the coding sequence ATGATTGAAGTTGAACACCTCAGCAAACGCTATGGCCCCCATCCCGCCATTGATGACGTTTGTTTTACCGTCGAACCGGGGGAAATTCTCGGCTTTCTCGGCCCCAACGGGGCGGGAAAAACGACGACGATGCGCATTTTGTCCGGCTACCTGCCGGCGACGGCAGGAACGGCACGGGTGGCGGGCTACGATGTCCACAGCCAATCGATGGCGGTGCGGCAGCGGATCGGTTATTTACCGGAAACGCCGCCCCTGTACGAAGACATGACGGTGCGGGGCTATCTCTTTTTTGTGGCGCGGCTTAAGGGGGTCTCGGCGGGCGATCGCGCGGCTCAAGTGGATCTCGCCATTGTGCAATGCAACCTTGAAACGGAACAAGATACCCTCATTTGTCGCCTCTCGAAGGGGTTCCGGCAGCGGGTCGGCTTGGCCCAAGCGATCGTCCATAATCCGCCGGTGATTATTCTTGATGAACCCACCGTGGGCCTCGATCCGCGTCAAATCATCGAGGTGCGCCACCTGATTAAAGGCCTTGCGGGGAATCATACGATCATTCTCTCGACCCATATTTTGCCGGAAGTGAGCATGACCTGCGATCGCGTTGCGATTATCAACCATGGCAAAATCGTCGCCACCGATACCCCTGATACCCTGATGGAAGCATTGGTGGGGAGCCTGGGCTATGCGGTGGAGGTGAGTGGGGCGACGCAACTGCTCACCCAAAAGTTAAACGCGATCGCCGGCGTGCGCGATGTGCAACTGTCGCCCTTGCCCGATTCGGCGCGAATGATTCTGCACATTCATTGCCAAGGCCACAGCGAACCGGGAGCCGCGATCGCCAGCACGATCATCAAGTCCGGCGGCCAACTCCACGCAATGCAACGCACCCGCCCCACCCTCGAAGATGTCTTCCTCGAACTCACCACCGAAGAGGAACCCATTCCCCCCGCCGCAGACCTCGAACCCGACGGGGAACCCATTCCCCCCGCCGCAGACCCCGAACCCACCCCCGAAGCTGCCAACCCAGAGCCAAAATGA
- a CDS encoding ABC transporter permease, with translation MTIFVNILAIFRKELQSYFLSPLAYVVAGVFWLLSGIVFVYLLLSDQGIIQEVALSEQSGIPMPPVDVPYLFLLRYLGIIGSLTSFIVPLLSMGLYAEERKAHTLELLATSPVYNWVVALGKLAGVVVFYITLLMPMLVLEFVAFAAADRPVPPAVPLLAHLALILLATALLSLGMFLSTLTSSTIIAAILTFTLVIALAMVDLVAEQLGQPFETAIAHLSLIKHYDTMVQGVFDSSSLFLFASYIILGIFLTAQSIELLRFQRS, from the coding sequence ATGACCATTTTTGTTAACATCCTTGCCATCTTCCGCAAAGAACTGCAAAGCTACTTTCTCTCTCCCCTGGCCTATGTGGTGGCCGGTGTCTTTTGGCTGCTGTCGGGGATCGTGTTTGTGTATTTGCTCTTGAGTGATCAGGGCATTATCCAAGAAGTGGCCCTCAGTGAACAGTCCGGCATTCCCATGCCGCCGGTGGATGTGCCCTATCTCTTCCTGCTTCGCTATTTGGGGATCATTGGTTCGCTCACCTCCTTCATCGTGCCGTTGCTCTCCATGGGACTTTACGCCGAAGAACGCAAGGCCCACACCCTCGAACTCCTCGCCACTTCGCCGGTGTATAACTGGGTGGTGGCCCTGGGGAAATTGGCGGGGGTGGTGGTGTTTTACATCACGTTGCTGATGCCGATGTTGGTGCTGGAATTCGTTGCCTTTGCCGCCGCCGATCGCCCCGTTCCGCCCGCTGTGCCGCTGTTGGCCCATTTGGCGTTAATTCTGCTCGCCACGGCCCTATTGTCCTTGGGAATGTTCCTCTCTACCCTCACCAGCAGCACGATCATCGCGGCCATTCTGACCTTTACCCTGGTGATTGCCTTGGCGATGGTGGATCTGGTGGCGGAGCAGTTGGGGCAACCTTTTGAAACAGCGATCGCTCACCTATCGTTGATCAAACATTACGACACCATGGTGCAAGGCGTTTTCGACAGCAGCAGCCTCTTCCTCTTCGCCAGCTACATCATCCTCGGCATTTTCCTCACCGCCCAGTCCATCGAACTCCTCCGCTTCCAGCGATCATAA
- the amt gene encoding ammonium transporter, with protein sequence MTPTTPVTDILWVIVSAGLVFLMQPGFMCLESGLTRSKNNINVAVKNLADFGISVTIFWLFGYALMFGLSQWGVIGQTGFLLDFTGSPQIATFFLFQMMFCSTATTIVSGAVAERLKFNAYLVISAIASGFIYPIYGHWVWNGVDQGTSSGWLGHLGFVDFAGSTVVHSVGGWIGLATLMVIGPRLGRFPKDKTPQTIHGSNLPLSVLGAMLLWFGWLGFNGGSTLALTPQVPVIIVNTVIAGSGGMITAAIIGWKRRKLPKVESLVNGSIAGLVAITASCHAVSTPLAFLIGSGGAAAMIIVIYLLNQWRIDDAVDAVAVHGGAGAWGTLSVGFFGQLDLLGTDLGRWQQIGVQGLGVAVGFLWAFGLTWIILNITNRIFPLRVSADDETKGLNVSEHDAKTEVYDLLEVMDYQARTQDLSARVPVTPFTEVGHIASRYNQVMTAMEEAITQTHAIVSTATDAIVTFNTSTLQVLTANPSAEKVFRYSAEELLTLSIADLVGWSAETISDRATLLKRLLNNGQQEMIGHRAGGVVFPLEVTLTKANLGARSFFTGTFRDITERKQAEEAIRHKQHSVKLQRTLEELQRAQTQLIQSEKMSSVGQMVAGVAHEINNPVNFISGNLVYAKKYTEDLIQLIDRYQALFPEIPDDLQDLIEDIELDFLKEDLPNLQDSLLMGTERIQEIVQSLRTFSRLDEAEVKQVDIHEGIESTLMILKNRLKAAIPRLEYPIAVVKDYANLPRVECYAGQLNQVFMNLLANAIDALAESWERGKFVDGEHPTIWIYTQMIDADWLRIRILDNGMGIKPETQSKLFDPFFTTKEVGKGTGLGLSISYQVVVERHHGRMICQSEVGQGAEFIVEIPMVQTPEGAIASSDP encoded by the coding sequence GTGACTCCTACAACGCCAGTGACTGACATTCTTTGGGTGATTGTTTCTGCCGGCCTGGTCTTCTTGATGCAGCCAGGCTTCATGTGTCTTGAATCTGGACTGACACGATCCAAAAACAACATCAATGTTGCGGTCAAAAATCTCGCTGATTTTGGCATTTCCGTGACCATCTTTTGGCTGTTTGGCTATGCCTTAATGTTTGGACTCAGTCAGTGGGGTGTGATTGGACAGACCGGCTTTTTATTGGATTTTACGGGCAGCCCTCAGATTGCCACCTTTTTCCTCTTTCAGATGATGTTTTGTAGCACCGCGACCACGATCGTTTCAGGGGCGGTGGCGGAACGTCTCAAATTCAATGCCTATTTAGTGATCTCTGCGATCGCCTCTGGATTCATCTACCCCATCTACGGTCACTGGGTCTGGAATGGTGTGGATCAAGGTACAAGTTCCGGTTGGCTCGGTCATTTGGGTTTTGTAGACTTTGCCGGATCAACCGTGGTGCATAGCGTCGGAGGCTGGATTGGCCTAGCGACCCTGATGGTGATCGGCCCACGCCTCGGCCGTTTTCCCAAAGACAAAACCCCTCAAACCATCCACGGCTCCAACCTGCCCCTCTCCGTCTTGGGGGCGATGCTGCTCTGGTTTGGTTGGTTGGGGTTCAACGGCGGCAGCACCCTAGCCCTCACCCCCCAAGTGCCCGTCATCATCGTCAATACCGTCATTGCCGGCTCCGGCGGCATGATCACAGCAGCCATCATCGGCTGGAAGCGGCGCAAACTCCCCAAAGTGGAATCCCTCGTCAATGGTTCCATTGCCGGTCTCGTCGCCATTACGGCCTCCTGCCATGCCGTCAGCACCCCCCTCGCGTTTTTGATCGGTTCCGGTGGGGCCGCCGCCATGATCATCGTGATTTATCTCCTCAACCAATGGCGCATTGATGATGCGGTGGATGCCGTGGCAGTGCATGGCGGGGCGGGAGCCTGGGGGACTCTATCGGTGGGGTTCTTTGGGCAGTTGGATTTATTGGGGACTGACTTGGGACGCTGGCAGCAGATTGGGGTGCAAGGGCTAGGGGTCGCGGTGGGCTTTCTGTGGGCGTTTGGCTTGACTTGGATCATTTTGAACATTACCAATCGGATCTTTCCGCTGCGGGTTTCTGCCGATGATGAAACCAAGGGTCTGAATGTCTCAGAACATGATGCCAAAACGGAGGTGTATGACCTGCTAGAGGTGATGGACTATCAAGCCCGCACCCAAGATCTCAGCGCACGGGTTCCCGTCACGCCATTTACGGAGGTGGGACATATTGCCTCTCGCTATAACCAGGTGATGACGGCGATGGAAGAGGCGATCACACAGACCCATGCGATTGTGAGCACGGCAACGGATGCAATTGTCACCTTTAATACTTCGACGTTACAGGTACTGACGGCGAATCCCAGTGCTGAAAAAGTGTTTCGGTATTCAGCCGAGGAACTGTTAACGCTGTCGATTGCGGATCTGGTTGGCTGGTCTGCTGAAACGATCAGCGATCGCGCCACCCTCTTGAAACGTCTGCTCAACAATGGTCAGCAGGAAATGATTGGCCATCGGGCGGGGGGGGTGGTGTTTCCGTTGGAAGTGACCTTAACTAAGGCAAATTTAGGGGCGCGATCGTTTTTTACCGGAACCTTTCGCGACATCACCGAACGCAAACAGGCCGAAGAAGCCATTCGCCACAAACAACACAGCGTCAAACTCCAGCGCACCCTCGAAGAACTCCAACGGGCCCAAACCCAACTGATTCAAAGTGAAAAAATGTCCAGTGTTGGGCAAATGGTGGCCGGAGTCGCCCATGAGATTAATAACCCCGTTAACTTTATTTCCGGTAATTTGGTCTATGCCAAAAAATACACCGAAGATTTAATTCAACTCATCGATCGCTATCAAGCCTTATTTCCTGAAATCCCCGACGACCTCCAAGACCTCATTGAAGACATTGAATTAGATTTCCTCAAAGAAGACTTGCCCAACTTACAAGATTCTCTCTTGATGGGAACAGAACGGATTCAAGAGATTGTCCAATCCTTGCGCACCTTTTCCCGCTTAGATGAGGCAGAAGTGAAACAGGTGGATATTCATGAGGGGATTGAAAGTACCTTAATGATTTTAAAAAATCGGCTCAAGGCGGCGATTCCTCGGCTGGAATATCCGATTGCGGTGGTGAAAGACTATGCGAATTTACCCCGCGTCGAATGTTATGCCGGACAGTTAAATCAAGTGTTTATGAATTTATTGGCCAATGCGATCGATGCGTTGGCGGAATCTTGGGAGCGCGGGAAGTTTGTGGATGGTGAGCATCCGACGATTTGGATCTATACCCAAATGATCGATGCGGATTGGTTGCGGATTCGGATTTTAGATAATGGTATGGGGATTAAGCCAGAGACGCAATCAAAATTGTTTGATCCCTTTTTCACGACGAAAGAGGTGGGGAAGGGGACGGGGTTGGGCTTGTCAATTAGCTATCAAGTGGTGGTGGAACGGCATCACGGCCGGATGATCTGTCAGTCTGAGGTGGGCCAGGGGGCGGAATTTATTGTGGAAATTCCGATGGTGCAAACGCCGGAAGGGGCGATCGCATCCTCCGATCCTTAG
- the hisG gene encoding ATP phosphoribosyltransferase encodes MLTIALPKGALLKDSIRLFQSVGLDFSLFLDGQTRQLQITDPTGTARALLVRAQDVPVYVEYGQAQLGIVGYDVLREKKPNVAQLANLHFGGCRLSVAVPKTSGYQSSLELPPHGRVASKFVHCARDYFRQLDLPVEIIPLSGSVELGPITGMSEAIVDLVSTGRTLLENGLVEIDVLFESTAHLIAHPLSYRVNFEQLNAIVSTVREATLTAYP; translated from the coding sequence ATGCTGACGATCGCACTCCCCAAAGGCGCACTCCTCAAAGACAGCATCCGCCTCTTTCAATCCGTAGGGCTTGACTTCAGCCTCTTCCTCGACGGTCAAACCCGCCAACTCCAAATCACCGACCCCACCGGAACCGCCCGCGCCCTCCTCGTCCGCGCCCAAGACGTGCCCGTCTATGTGGAATATGGTCAAGCCCAACTCGGCATCGTCGGCTACGACGTGCTACGGGAGAAAAAACCCAACGTCGCCCAACTAGCAAACCTCCACTTTGGCGGCTGTCGGCTCTCGGTGGCCGTGCCCAAAACCAGCGGCTATCAGTCTTCACTGGAATTGCCGCCCCATGGTCGCGTCGCCTCAAAATTCGTCCATTGTGCCCGCGACTATTTTCGCCAACTCGACCTCCCGGTGGAAATCATCCCCCTCTCCGGTTCCGTGGAATTGGGGCCGATTACCGGCATGTCAGAAGCGATCGTTGATCTCGTTTCCACCGGCCGCACCCTGCTCGAAAATGGCTTAGTGGAAATCGATGTGTTGTTTGAAAGTACCGCCCATCTCATCGCCCACCCCCTCAGCTATCGGGTCAACTTTGAGCAACTCAACGCCATTGTCAGCACCGTTCGCGAAGCCACCCTCACGGCTTATCCATAA
- the rppA gene encoding two-component system response regulator RppA, protein MRILLVDDEVELTAPLSQALGQEGYQVDVAHRGSVGLALAQAEGYQLLILDWMMPSLSGLEICQALRSHGDETPVLFLTAKDTLDDRVQGLDAGADDYLVKPFELRELLARVRALLRRSPAQSSPRFTIADLEFDPDNRVAYRGDRQIDLSEKEAQLLCYFLQHRGQVLTHITLQAHLWGPTAQPNSNVLAALVRLLRRKLEHPPETALIHTVYGKGYRFGEGER, encoded by the coding sequence ATGCGAATTTTATTGGTGGATGATGAGGTGGAGTTGACCGCGCCCTTGAGTCAGGCGCTGGGTCAGGAGGGGTATCAGGTGGATGTGGCCCATCGGGGCAGTGTGGGGTTGGCGTTGGCCCAGGCGGAGGGGTATCAGTTGTTGATTCTGGATTGGATGATGCCGTCGCTGTCGGGGTTGGAGATTTGCCAAGCGTTGCGATCACACGGCGATGAAACCCCGGTGCTGTTTTTGACGGCGAAAGATACCCTGGATGATCGGGTGCAGGGCCTCGATGCGGGGGCGGATGACTATTTGGTAAAGCCTTTTGAATTGCGGGAACTGTTGGCGCGGGTGCGGGCCTTGTTGCGGCGATCGCCTGCCCAGTCTTCCCCCCGCTTCACCATTGCCGATCTCGAATTCGACCCGGATAATCGGGTCGCCTATCGGGGCGATCGCCAAATTGATCTCTCAGAAAAAGAAGCGCAATTGCTCTGTTACTTTCTCCAACACCGGGGTCAAGTGCTCACCCATATCACCCTCCAAGCCCATCTCTGGGGCCCCACCGCCCAACCCAACAGCAATGTATTAGCGGCCCTCGTCCGACTCCTGCGGCGCAAACTTGAACATCCCCCCGAAACTGCCCTGATTCATACGGTGTACGGCAAGGGCTACCGCTTTGGCGAAGGAGAACGATGA